The sequence CGCTTCAAAGTCTGTCATAAAAATGCCCGCGTTCATCACAAACGTTTCTGCTCCAGTCCATTCACAAACCGCTTCATTCAAAATGTGCGCAATTTCCGAGTCATCAAACCAATTATGCGCTAACTTTCCGGGAATCGCAACTACTTTTTCAGAGAGTTCTGCGCGCCCTTTATCGAAGAAACCTTGGATTTCATTCGCTTCATTTGGAGCAGCCGGTAAATCCTCGGTTTTAAACGTCGTAGCGGTTGTAGTCAGTATCTGATTATTTTCGTCTAGCTCTATATCCACTTTCCCGATATATTCGCCCCATCTACCCGCTGCAGCAAGTAACGCATTCCCTTCTATTTTCCCCGTTTCAAGTAAATGGTGCGTGTGTCCGCCCAAAATTACATCTATTTCAGGAATTTCGAGTGCAATGCGTTCATCGCTTGGTAAACCTAGATGGCTGAGCAAAATAACTACATCCGTATCTTCATCCAAGCCAGCAATTTGTTTTTGAATCGAGCTAATAGGTTCTTCCACGCCCCAGCCCATTGCCTCGTAGTATTCCCGAAACGGCGCCGTCGCACCAATAATCGCTATTTTCACTTGCTCTATTTCCTTATAAACAATCGATTTCACCCAGTCTGGCTGCTTGGTTCGTTCTTTATCTGCGTAAAAATTACAGCAAACTACTGGAAAAGTCGCATGTTCGTATAATTTATCCAAGTCTTCATGGGCCAAAGTCGTTCCTTCATTATTACCAAAAGTCACCGCATCATACGGCAGTTGGTTAAGTAAGTCCGTATTCGCAAGCCCGTTCGTTCCTTCAGTAAGCGGATGGACCCGGTCCAAAAAATCACCAATATCAAAAAAGAGCGCCGACTTATTTTCTTTATCCGCAGCTGTTCTTTTCTCTTTTAAGAAATTAAAAATGCGTGGCCAATGTTCCAAGTGACTATGAACATCATTCGTATGCCATAAAGTTAAATGTTTCATCTATCCATCTCACTCCCTACTTATAACTATTGTAGCGTAAAACCGCTTTTTTTACACGCACTAGGACTGGATGAATTGTTCCCTTTTCATTTTATGTTATGATAGGATATATTGTTTTAAAAGGGAAGTGATTTTTTTGGATATTACGCAAACAGTCGAAATTCTTCTAATCTCTGTTTTTGCAGGGGTTGTAGGCTCTTTGCTTGGGCTTGGTGGTGGAATTATCGTGACGCCTGCCTTGACACTTATTTTTGGGATTGATATTCAATATGCGATTGGTGCAAGTATTATTTCCGTTATTGCCACAAGTAGCGGCTCTGCAATTGCTTATATCAAAGACGGCATTACGAACCTTCGTGTCGGGATGTTTCTCGAAATTGCCACAACAATTGGTGCAATCACCGGGGCTTTCGTCAGTGGACTGCTCTCGGCCACGGCACTCTACATCATCTTCGGACTTTTACTTCTTTATTCTGCTTTCAACATGATTAAAAAGGTCGGTACAGAATTTCCTACCAATGTGAAACCAGACCCGCTCGCAACCAAACTAAACTTACATGATTCTTATTACGATAAATCTTTACGGCAGACAGTTGATTATCAAGTGGCAAACGTCCCTGCTGGTTTTGGTGTGATGTACGGCGCAGGTATCGCTAGTGGCTTACTTGGAATCGGTAGTGGCGCATTTAAAGTCATGGCACTTGATGTCTTTATGAAAATGCCGCTTAAAGTAAGTAGCGCAACGAGTAATTTAATGATGGGCGTAACCGCGGCGGCCAGTGCAACTGTATATCTTTTCCAAGGTGACATCCAGCCTGCGATTGCAGCTCCAGTTGCGATTGGCGTACTTGTCGGTGCAACACTTGGAACACGCATTATGCAACGTTTAAAAAGCAAAATTATTCGGATTATTTTTATTCCCGTCATTTTATATGTTGCCTTCCAAATGATTTTAGAAGGATTGGGGTGGATTTAGATGGCAGAGAAAAAAGAAGAAATGTACCGGGTCGAGCTAATTGTTAGCGCGCTGTTACGAATCGGTGTTGTCCTTAGTGCGATCATTATCGTTTTTGGCCTCGTTATGCTGTTTATTACCGGCGAAAGTGGCTATCCCGGGGAAACTTACCCGACCTCACTTACAGCGATTTTCAGCGGGCTAGGGACGCTTAAACCATACGCAATTATGATGTTCGGTCTCTTTTGCTTAATTTTAACGCCAGTCCTTCGTGTCGTTGTATCATTGTTTACTTTTTTGAAGGAAAAAGATTATTTGTACGTTGGGATAACTGGGATTGTATTGATTATTTTAGTTATTAGCTTTTTAATTGGTATAAAAGCATAAAAAGATGGCGCTGCTTACGCGCCATCTTTTTTTATTCTGAAAACAAATCCATTTGCATCGGAGCCAAACCTTGAAACTCAACTTGGAGCGCCTTTTGTAAATGTTTCGCATTATCAGCCGCATCGCCGCCGCTGTTATTATTAAAAATCACGACAACTTCTTTGGACAATTTTTGTAAATGTTCCACGTATTTTGCCCATTCGTTAATTTCTTCCTCATTATAACGGTAAAGTGTCCGAACTTCGCGCCATTCTGGACTGCTTGCTTTCATCCAACCATACTGATTCCGGCCGTGAAGCCGCACTAATGTCATATCGCTATTCGTCTCACGCAGTACAATCGGCACGCTCCCAGAACCAACTTGCGGTTCATCAACGACCGTATGAACAAAACCTAATTCTCGCAGCAACTCCAGTGTTTTCTCGGTGTTTTGCTCGTTATACCAAGAATTATTACGAAATTCAATCGCCACAGGCAAATCGCCCATTTTCGAGGCAATATATTTTAAATAAGCCACATTTTCTTTCGTACAATTAAAATAAGGCGGAAATTGAAATAAAATCGCCTGTAGTTTTCCCGTTTCACTTATCGGCGCAATCATATCCATATAAGCCGTGTACATCGCATTTTCACTATCAAAATACTGCGACCATTCCTTATGTTTCGTCATCGCCGAAAATGCTTTAATCACAAAACGAAATTCATCCGGAGTTTGCGCCGCCCAGTTTGCCGTTGTCCTCGGAGAAGGAATCGCATAAAAGCTCGTATCAACCTCCACCACAGGAAAATGTGCCGCATAATCAGCTAATGTTAATTTTTTCGTTTGCAATAAAGAATCATGATCACTCCACCCAGTTAACCCGATTGTTACCATCAACTGCCACCCTCTCTATCGTTATGATTTATATTTATTATAACGCAAAAAGGAGGGAGAATCTTTTAATTTGGTTGTTGCTTTACCTTGGATATTTTATGTTTTATACTTTAATTAAAAAAAGGAGAAAACAGATGAAAAGGCTTATTATAATGACTTCAGTTTTTTTTGGAACGCTATTAATTTGTTCCGCCTTTACTGGTAGGAAACCTTTTGATGGATCAGATATATCTTTAATGGCCGGATTTTCTATTTTTATACTATCTTACTTTATTGCTGGCTTTTTAAGTCGAAAGAAAAATAGCTAAAATTAAATGTAAATAAAAAACCCTTCAACCACAGACCTGTAGTTGAAGGGGTTTTTATTATATTAACCAATCGAGCCTTCCATTTCAAACTTAATCAAACGGTTCATCTCAACGGCATATTCCATTGGTAATTCTTTCGTAAATGGTTCAATGAAGCCCATAACGATCATTTCTGTCGCTTCTTCTTCGCTTAAACCACGGCTCATTAGATAGAAAAGTTGTTCCTCGGATACTTTGGAAACTTTGGCTTCGTGTTCTAATGAGATGTTGCTGTTTAGGATTTCGTTGTACGGGATTGTGTCCGATGTGGACAAGTTATCCATAATCAGCGTATCACATTCGATATTCGAACGTGCGCCGTCTGCATTACGACCAAAATGAACAATTCCGCGATACGTTACGTTTCCGCCTTGTTTCGAAATCGACTTCGATACAATCGTAGAGGACGTATTCGGCGCATAGTGCATCATTTTCGCTCCGGCATCTTGACGTTGGCCTTTACCAGCAATCGCGATAGAAAGCGTTGTTCCACGTGCTCCTTCGCCTCGTAAATGTACTGCTGGGTATTTCATTGTTAATTTCGAACCAATGTTACCATCAATCCATTCCATTGTCGCATTTTCTTCACAGAAAGTACGTTTTGTTACTAGGTTATACACGTTATTTGCCCAGTTTTGGATGGTTGTGTAACGGCAGTAAGCGCCTGGTTTTACAATGATTTCCACGACAGCTGAGTGAAGGGAATTCGTAGTATAAACGGGAGCAGTACAGCCTTCCACGTAGTTTACGCTGGCATTTTCGTCCACGATAATTAACGTCCGTTCAAACTGACCCATGTTTTCCGAGTTAATACGGAAGTAGGCTTGCAGTGGCGTATCTACTTTGACGCCTGGTGGTACGTAGATAAATGAGCCACCTGACCAAACAGCCGAGTTTAATGCTGCGAATTTGTTGTCGCTTGGTGGAATTACTTTTGCGAAATATTCTTTGAAAATATCTTCGTTTTCTTTTAACGCGGAATCGGTATCTTTGAAGACAATCCCTAAATCTTCTAGATCTTGCTTCATATTGTGATAAACTACTTCGGATTCGTACTGTGCAGATGCACCAGCCAAGTATTTTTGTTCAGCTTCAGGAATACCGAGTTTATCAAAAGTACGTTTAATTTCTTCAGGAACTTCATCCCAAGAACGTACGGTTTGTTCAGACGGTTTCACGTAGTAAGTGATGTCTTCAAACTTCAGTTCTGACAGATCGCCACCCCAAGTCGGCATTGGCATTTTATAAAATTGCTCTAAAGACTTCAAACGGAATTCTAGCATCCATTCTGGTTCTTCTTTAATATTCGAAATTTCTCTTACTACTTTTTCTGTTAATCCGCGTTCTGTACGGAACACAGAGGTATCTTTGTCATGGAATCCATATTGGTATTCGCCAATTTCTGGAATTTCAGTCATGTCGTATCCTCCTTTTCGCTACTTATTTTGTTCCTTCTTTTTCAAAAATCGCTCTCTCCATTGCTTTCCAAGAAAGGGTCGCACATTTGATTCTTGCTGGGAATTTCGCAACTCCAGCAAGTGCCTCAACGTCGCCGTATTCATCAATCGTTTCATGGTCATGACCTTGCACCATTTCTGAAAATTCTCGGGACATTTTTAGTGCTTCTTTCTCAGTTTTACCAATAATGCTTTGCGTCATCATCGAAGCAGAGGCCATCGAGATTGAACAGCCGCTACCTGTGAATTTTGCCGCAACGATTTTATCACCGTCCATTTTTAAATGAAGATGAATTTGATCACCGCATGTTGGGTTGTTGAGGTCGATTGTTACATCGCTATCTGGGAGCTCTCCATTATTGCGCGGATTTTTATAGTGATCCATAATGACTTGTCTATAAAGCTGATCTAATTTCCGGCTTGTCATAATCCAAAATACTCCTTTGTTAACTTGAGGCCATCTATAAGCACATCAATTTCTTCTTTTGTATTATAAATATAAAAGCTTGCGCGAGCTGTGGAAGAAACGTCCAGCCATTTCATCAACGGTTGTGCACAGTGATGCCCAGCTCGAATTGCAATTCCGTCTTCGTCCAAAATAGTCGCAATATCGTGTGGATGCGCGCCTTCTAAATTGAAAGTCACTAAGCCACAACGTTTACTCGCATCATTTGGTCCGTAAATAGTAATGCCTTCGATTTTGCTCATTTCTTCTATCGCGTAGCTGGCTAATACTTGTTCATGTGCATGAATATTGTTGAGTCCAACTTCCGCCAAGTAATCAATCGCCGCACCTAGCGCAATCGCTCCGCCAATAATTGGTGTTCCGGCTTCGAATTTCCAAGGTAGTTCTTTCCAAGTCGAATCATATAATTCTACAAAATCAATCATTTCTCCGCCAAATTCGGTAGGCTCCATCGCATCTAGTAATTCACGTTTGCCATACAAGGCGCCAATGCCAGTAGGAGCCATCATTTTGTGCCCTGAAAAAGCATAAAAGTCAGCATCTAAATCTACTACATCGACTTCCATGTGCGGTACAGCTTGTGCACCGTCAACGAGAATAACTGCTCCAAATTGATGAGCAATAGCTGCGATTTCCTTAATTGGCGTGATAGTCCCGAGTACATTAGAAACATGAGCTAATGCAACGATTTTCGTTTTCTCGCCAATCGTTTTTTTCGCTTGTTCCACTGAAATCGTGCCATCTTCTTCTAATTCAATATATTTCAAAACCGCACCTTTGCGTTTAGCTAGTTGTTGCCATGGAATCAAATTAGAATGGTGCTCTAGATAAGAAATAACTATCTCATCACCAGCTTCAATATTTGCTTCACCGTAACTATCTACAACTAAATTAATCGCTGAAGTAGTACCTCTTGTAAAAATAATTTCTGCTA comes from Listeria monocytogenes and encodes:
- a CDS encoding bifunctional metallophosphatase/5'-nucleotidase gives rise to the protein MKHLTLWHTNDVHSHLEHWPRIFNFLKEKRTAADKENKSALFFDIGDFLDRVHPLTEGTNGLANTDLLNQLPYDAVTFGNNEGTTLAHEDLDKLYEHATFPVVCCNFYADKERTKQPDWVKSIVYKEIEQVKIAIIGATAPFREYYEAMGWGVEEPISSIQKQIAGLDEDTDVVILLSHLGLPSDERIALEIPEIDVILGGHTHHLLETGKIEGNALLAAAGRWGEYIGKVDIELDENNQILTTTATTFKTEDLPAAPNEANEIQGFFDKGRAELSEKVVAIPGKLAHNWFDDSEIAHILNEAVCEWTGAETFVMNAGIFMTDFEAGIVTDFDIHQMLPHPLNAIALTMSGEELEILIDGIYRKKAELQDIPLRGFGFRGEYFGTVLMDRAGFDSENQVALFDNQPIDKTREYRIATHDTFVFAPFFPIVKQIKRKEVYTPELLRDILKWKLKKMYGQEEDK
- a CDS encoding sulfite exporter TauE/SafE family protein is translated as MDITQTVEILLISVFAGVVGSLLGLGGGIIVTPALTLIFGIDIQYAIGASIISVIATSSGSAIAYIKDGITNLRVGMFLEIATTIGAITGAFVSGLLSATALYIIFGLLLLYSAFNMIKKVGTEFPTNVKPDPLATKLNLHDSYYDKSLRQTVDYQVANVPAGFGVMYGAGIASGLLGIGSGAFKVMALDVFMKMPLKVSSATSNLMMGVTAAASATVYLFQGDIQPAIAAPVAIGVLVGATLGTRIMQRLKSKIIRIIFIPVILYVAFQMILEGLGWI
- a CDS encoding DUF1634 domain-containing protein, which gives rise to MAEKKEEMYRVELIVSALLRIGVVLSAIIIVFGLVMLFITGESGYPGETYPTSLTAIFSGLGTLKPYAIMMFGLFCLILTPVLRVVVSLFTFLKEKDYLYVGITGIVLIILVISFLIGIKA
- a CDS encoding DUF72 domain-containing protein, with product MVTIGLTGWSDHDSLLQTKKLTLADYAAHFPVVEVDTSFYAIPSPRTTANWAAQTPDEFRFVIKAFSAMTKHKEWSQYFDSENAMYTAYMDMIAPISETGKLQAILFQFPPYFNCTKENVAYLKYIASKMGDLPVAIEFRNNSWYNEQNTEKTLELLRELGFVHTVVDEPQVGSGSVPIVLRETNSDMTLVRLHGRNQYGWMKASSPEWREVRTLYRYNEEEINEWAKYVEHLQKLSKEVVVIFNNNSGGDAADNAKHLQKALQVEFQGLAPMQMDLFSE
- the sufB gene encoding Fe-S cluster assembly protein SufB, with product MTEIPEIGEYQYGFHDKDTSVFRTERGLTEKVVREISNIKEEPEWMLEFRLKSLEQFYKMPMPTWGGDLSELKFEDITYYVKPSEQTVRSWDEVPEEIKRTFDKLGIPEAEQKYLAGASAQYESEVVYHNMKQDLEDLGIVFKDTDSALKENEDIFKEYFAKVIPPSDNKFAALNSAVWSGGSFIYVPPGVKVDTPLQAYFRINSENMGQFERTLIIVDENASVNYVEGCTAPVYTTNSLHSAVVEIIVKPGAYCRYTTIQNWANNVYNLVTKRTFCEENATMEWIDGNIGSKLTMKYPAVHLRGEGARGTTLSIAIAGKGQRQDAGAKMMHYAPNTSSTIVSKSISKQGGNVTYRGIVHFGRNADGARSNIECDTLIMDNLSTSDTIPYNEILNSNISLEHEAKVSKVSEEQLFYLMSRGLSEEEATEMIVMGFIEPFTKELPMEYAVEMNRLIKFEMEGSIG
- the sufU gene encoding Fe-S cluster assembly sulfur transfer protein SufU encodes the protein MTSRKLDQLYRQVIMDHYKNPRNNGELPDSDVTIDLNNPTCGDQIHLHLKMDGDKIVAAKFTGSGCSISMASASMMTQSIIGKTEKEALKMSREFSEMVQGHDHETIDEYGDVEALAGVAKFPARIKCATLSWKAMERAIFEKEGTK
- a CDS encoding cysteine desulfurase — encoded protein: MIDIQKIRADFPILAQEINEKPLAYLDNAATSQKPKQVIEALTHYYEFDNANVHRGVHTLAARATDAYESARGKVAKFIHAREVAEIIFTRGTTSAINLVVDSYGEANIEAGDEIVISYLEHHSNLIPWQQLAKRKGAVLKYIELEEDGTISVEQAKKTIGEKTKIVALAHVSNVLGTITPIKEIAAIAHQFGAVILVDGAQAVPHMEVDVVDLDADFYAFSGHKMMAPTGIGALYGKRELLDAMEPTEFGGEMIDFVELYDSTWKELPWKFEAGTPIIGGAIALGAAIDYLAEVGLNNIHAHEQVLASYAIEEMSKIEGITIYGPNDASKRCGLVTFNLEGAHPHDIATILDEDGIAIRAGHHCAQPLMKWLDVSSTARASFYIYNTKEEIDVLIDGLKLTKEYFGL